A portion of the Clostridium gelidum genome contains these proteins:
- a CDS encoding MazG-like family protein — translation MRKDNFNIMTNIKIIEDLKAQLLCIIGEFFKLLTKGNNVAQDSILNCISGAIIILYILGEKLGYSFLDIDHVMKSKLDLGIRAEDQVEKEGKSLSKLKRYINDRRD, via the coding sequence ATGAGAAAAGACAATTTTAATATAATGACTAACATTAAAATTATAGAAGATTTAAAAGCACAACTTTTATGTATAATAGGAGAGTTTTTTAAGCTTTTAACAAAAGGCAATAATGTAGCACAGGATTCTATCTTAAATTGCATATCAGGTGCTATAATCATATTATATATCTTAGGAGAAAAACTAGGATATTCATTTTTAGATATAGATCATGTTATGAAATCAAAATTGGATTTGGGTATAAGAGCTGAAGATCAAGTTGAAAAAGAAGGTAAGAGTTTAAGTAAATTAAAACGTTACATTAACGATAGAAGAGATTAA
- the rpsF gene encoding 30S ribosomal protein S6 — MRKYETIFILSPLFDEETVKANIEKFKGVIENGGGTVDNVDFWGKRKLAYEIKKVGEGFYTLFSFTAGPELPKELDRVFRITDGVIRHIIVIEQV; from the coding sequence ATGAGAAAGTACGAAACTATATTTATATTAAGCCCATTATTTGATGAAGAAACTGTTAAAGCTAACATCGAAAAATTTAAGGGTGTTATAGAAAATGGTGGAGGAACAGTAGATAATGTTGATTTCTGGGGTAAGAGAAAACTTGCTTATGAAATTAAAAAAGTTGGTGAAGGTTTTTATACTTTATTTAGCTTTACTGCTGGCCCTGAATTACCAAAAGAGTTAGATAGAGTATTCAGAATAACAGATGGTGTTATTAGACATATCATTGTAATTGAACAAGTATAA
- the yyaC gene encoding spore protease YyaC, translating into MCDNFSIEASSVISYIKIKDYLLKELNPILVQNRPIIFICIGTDRSTGDSLGPLVGYKLKHLAKNNIYIYGTLEYPIHAKNMIEILTKIKSIFVNPYIVAIDSCLGSLTNIGKVFIQKKPLCPGLALNKELPCVGEMSITGIVNVSGSFEFLVLQNTRLNTVMNLADAISKGISYFILKSLDNPCSNATNIFNINH; encoded by the coding sequence ATGTGTGATAATTTTTCCATTGAAGCATCATCTGTTATTTCTTATATCAAAATTAAAGATTATCTATTAAAAGAATTAAACCCAATACTTGTTCAAAATAGACCAATTATATTTATTTGCATTGGTACTGATAGATCTACTGGAGACTCCCTTGGACCTTTAGTTGGATATAAGCTGAAACACTTAGCTAAAAATAACATTTATATTTATGGAACATTAGAATATCCAATACATGCAAAAAACATGATAGAGATATTAACTAAAATTAAATCTATTTTTGTAAATCCATATATAGTTGCCATTGATTCATGTTTAGGTTCGTTAACTAATATCGGCAAAGTATTTATACAAAAGAAACCTCTTTGCCCAGGTTTGGCATTAAACAAGGAACTTCCTTGTGTTGGGGAAATGAGTATAACTGGTATTGTTAATGTATCAGGAAGCTTTGAATTTTTAGTTTTACAAAATACTAGATTGAATACTGTAATGAATTTAGCTGATGCAATCTCTAAAGGAATATCTTATTTTATTCTAAAAAGTTTAGATAACCCCTGTTCAAATGCTACAAATATATTTAATATAAATCATTAA
- a CDS encoding DHH family phosphoesterase, translating into MNWITMLKRLFKPGLLITILIILFLYNYTGIGIIITIIYLIDNFNEMNYYLKKQNDDNELIRIIDNGISDNALKYIYPLALIKEDGELVWYNDLFNTLKLNEDDSEKNILSITRGLNLDNVLKYEDNLHQRLNINSKLYDVYATLIKTKSEKYLYLLSFNDITKLIDYETTQESVMLIEVDNFTDALDKTDENNRPLLVAEIERTINSYANNLKAMIKKYDTNKYVLSIQDKYIEDEIKQKFNIIEIISKIDKGNSIEVTLSIGVGKGGMSPLENYNNANLAKELALGRGGDQVVVKTNTDIKFFGGNTKEIEKRTKVKARVIARALGELIYESSKVYIIGHKNPDMDCFGSSVGLASVVKQLGKTCNIVLDNDTNAINYYLNKLNKESKYDDLFISVEDAKYELDSRTLVIIVDVHNNSYVADLPLVEKAARKVIIDHHRRSPDMIQHDILNYIEVYASSTSEMVTEIIQYMVDKPNLTRTEAEGLLAGIFMDTKGFSFKTGVRTFDAASFLKSLGADPIEVKKMFTDDLEDYLLIAETIKSAQVNDNTAIAITPKNIDTVIIAKAADELLNISGISVSFVLGEINNAIYISGRSVGDINVQVVLEALGGGGHMNIAGGMILNKTIEEVICELKEAMKNYLRIGE; encoded by the coding sequence ATGAATTGGATAACTATGCTTAAACGTTTGTTTAAGCCTGGATTATTAATTACAATTTTAATAATACTATTCTTATATAACTATACAGGAATAGGTATAATTATCACTATAATATATTTGATAGATAATTTTAATGAGATGAATTATTATTTAAAAAAACAAAATGATGACAATGAACTTATAAGAATCATAGATAATGGAATATCAGACAATGCATTAAAATATATTTATCCATTGGCTTTGATAAAAGAAGATGGGGAATTAGTATGGTACAATGATTTATTTAATACATTGAAATTGAATGAAGATGATTCAGAAAAAAATATTTTAAGTATAACTAGAGGACTAAATTTAGATAATGTACTAAAATATGAAGATAATTTACATCAAAGACTAAATATTAATAGTAAATTATATGATGTATATGCTACTTTAATTAAAACAAAAAGTGAAAAGTATTTATACCTATTGTCTTTTAATGATATAACAAAACTTATAGATTATGAAACTACTCAAGAAAGTGTAATGTTAATTGAAGTAGATAATTTTACTGATGCATTAGATAAAACTGATGAAAATAATAGGCCTCTTTTGGTTGCTGAAATAGAAAGAACGATAAATTCATATGCTAATAATTTGAAAGCAATGATTAAAAAATATGATACCAATAAATATGTGCTATCTATTCAAGACAAATATATTGAAGATGAAATAAAACAAAAGTTTAATATAATAGAAATAATTTCGAAAATTGATAAAGGTAATTCCATTGAAGTTACATTAAGTATAGGGGTAGGAAAAGGTGGAATGTCTCCTTTAGAAAATTACAATAATGCTAATCTAGCAAAAGAATTAGCATTAGGTAGAGGTGGAGATCAAGTTGTGGTCAAAACTAATACTGATATAAAATTCTTTGGTGGTAATACTAAAGAAATAGAAAAAAGAACTAAAGTAAAGGCAAGAGTTATTGCTAGAGCTTTAGGTGAATTAATTTATGAAAGTAGTAAAGTATATATTATAGGACATAAAAATCCTGATATGGATTGTTTCGGTTCATCAGTTGGATTAGCGAGTGTTGTTAAACAACTGGGAAAGACTTGTAATATTGTATTAGATAATGATACTAATGCCATTAACTATTACTTAAATAAATTAAATAAAGAATCCAAATATGATGATTTATTTATATCTGTAGAAGATGCAAAGTATGAGTTAGATAGTAGAACATTAGTTATTATTGTGGATGTTCATAATAATAGCTATGTTGCTGACTTGCCATTAGTGGAGAAGGCAGCAAGAAAGGTTATAATAGATCATCACAGAAGAAGTCCTGATATGATACAACATGATATATTAAATTATATAGAAGTATATGCATCATCTACATCTGAAATGGTTACAGAAATTATTCAGTATATGGTTGATAAGCCTAATTTAACAAGAACAGAAGCAGAAGGCTTACTTGCAGGTATTTTTATGGATACTAAAGGCTTTTCTTTTAAGACAGGGGTTAGAACGTTTGATGCTGCATCATTCTTAAAATCTCTAGGTGCAGATCCAATTGAAGTGAAAAAAATGTTTACTGATGATTTAGAAGATTATTTACTTATTGCAGAAACAATAAAATCAGCACAAGTAAATGATAATACGGCTATTGCAATAACGCCTAAAAACATAGATACTGTAATTATAGCAAAAGCTGCTGATGAGTTATTAAACATATCAGGAATTTCTGTAAGTTTTGTTTTAGGAGAAATAAATAATGCTATATATATTAGTGGAAGATCCGTTGGCGATATTAATGTTCAAGTTGTCTTAGAAGCACTAGGTGGTGGAGGACATATGAATATTGCTGGGGGTATGATATTAAATAAGACAATTGAAGAAGTTATTTGTGAATTAAAAGAAGCAATGAAAAATTATTTAAGGATAGGTGAATAG
- a CDS encoding mechanosensitive ion channel family protein, whose product MESFVNMYFNSDTIISKIIQIIFVMIAMYFAIKMGKHLIKKFVERQVASSAMLSLDSQRAKTLGEVLKSVLNYSVYFMGIAIIVSILFGEISSTFTFTFASIGGIAVGLGAQSLIKDLINGFFILFENQFGVGDHVTLGNFNGIVKSIGIRTTVIIDFTGDINFIPNGSIIGVTNHSRNDIRFAVDVNISYEENIEKVISIIEITCNDFKSKNEEYISVPIEVSGVTALGTSSVTIRVVGKAKPLSQWKMENELRKEIKLTLDKNKIEMPYPKTQLSNESIGKDDKK is encoded by the coding sequence ATGGAAAGTTTTGTTAATATGTACTTTAATTCAGATACAATTATAAGTAAGATAATACAAATAATTTTTGTAATGATAGCAATGTATTTTGCTATAAAAATGGGAAAGCATCTAATAAAAAAATTTGTTGAAAGACAAGTTGCGAGTAGTGCAATGCTTTCCTTAGACTCTCAAAGAGCAAAAACACTTGGGGAAGTATTAAAAAGTGTTTTGAATTATTCCGTATATTTTATGGGAATAGCAATAATAGTATCAATTTTATTTGGAGAAATATCATCTACATTCACATTTACATTTGCAAGCATAGGTGGAATTGCAGTTGGACTTGGTGCACAAAGCTTAATAAAAGATTTGATTAATGGATTTTTCATTTTATTTGAAAATCAATTTGGAGTTGGAGATCACGTAACTTTAGGAAATTTCAATGGAATTGTTAAAAGCATAGGTATTAGAACTACTGTAATTATTGATTTTACTGGGGATATTAATTTTATTCCTAATGGTTCTATAATTGGAGTTACTAATCATTCTAGAAATGACATTAGATTTGCAGTAGATGTAAATATTTCTTATGAAGAAAATATAGAAAAAGTAATTAGTATTATTGAAATTACTTGTAATGATTTTAAAAGCAAAAATGAAGAATATATAAGTGTGCCCATAGAAGTTTCTGGAGTTACAGCATTAGGAACATCAAGTGTTACAATAAGGGTAGTAGGTAAAGCGAAACCACTTAGTCAATGGAAGATGGAAAATGAACTTAGAAAAGAGATAAAATTAACATTAGATAAAAACAAAATAGAAATGCCTTATCCTAAGACTCAATTATCTAATGAAAGTATAGGAAAGGATGATAAGAAATGA
- a CDS encoding single-stranded DNA-binding protein has translation MNKVVLIGRLTKDPELRFTPGSGAAVTTLTLAIDKYNTKTGQKEADFVPVVVWGKQAESTANYMSKGGQVAISGRIQTRNYDAKDGTKRYVTEVVADQFGGVEFLGSKGSNNSSGNSFSNSNEYSAPANDTFGGGNFEEDITPVDDGDMPF, from the coding sequence ATGAATAAAGTAGTTCTAATTGGAAGATTAACAAAGGATCCAGAACTAAGATTTACTCCAGGAAGTGGAGCAGCAGTAACAACCTTAACATTAGCAATTGATAAATATAACACAAAAACTGGTCAAAAGGAAGCAGATTTTGTTCCTGTAGTAGTATGGGGTAAGCAAGCTGAGAGTACTGCTAATTACATGAGTAAAGGTGGCCAAGTGGCTATCAGCGGTAGAATCCAAACCAGAAATTATGATGCTAAGGACGGAACTAAGAGATATGTTACTGAAGTTGTAGCAGATCAATTTGGTGGAGTTGAATTTCTAGGAAGTAAAGGAAGCAACAATTCATCAGGAAATAGTTTTAGTAATAGCAATGAATATTCAGCACCGGCAAATGACACATTTGGTGGTGGAAACTTTGAAGAGGATATAACTCCTGTAGATGATGGAGATATGCCTTTCTAA
- a CDS encoding aminotransferase class V-fold PLP-dependent enzyme — MEVYLDNSSTTFPKPKQVIDSMYNYMINIGGNAGRGNYSNSLQSNRYLYDAREIICDFFGYDSPSNVIFTNNVTTSLNILIKGILKSGDHVITSSMEHNSVIRPLFYCREQLQIEFDIIKANSFGFVDINDLKNKINSKTKLVIMTQASNVTGSIQDIKSIGKICNDHNIFFIVDSAQGAGVLDINMKDVKANAIAFTGHKSLLGPQGIGGFILDSKLNSSCSTVLQGGTGSLSSSLRQPDFLPDKFECGTHNLPGIVGLAEGIKYINSIGLNTIYDHNKYLINYLLNGLLNIDGINVYGDLSGKMLTTCISININSLDPSEFGYILECNGIKTRSGLHCSPLAHKTIGSYPSGTVRLSISYFTSKEELDYALMVINKIATNRNS, encoded by the coding sequence ATGGAAGTTTATTTAGATAACTCATCAACGACTTTCCCTAAACCAAAACAAGTTATTGATAGTATGTATAATTATATGATCAATATAGGTGGTAATGCAGGGCGAGGAAATTATAGTAATTCGCTTCAAAGTAATCGCTATCTGTATGATGCAAGAGAAATTATTTGTGATTTCTTTGGCTATGATTCTCCTAGTAATGTGATTTTCACCAATAATGTTACCACTTCCTTAAACATTTTAATTAAAGGTATCTTAAAATCTGGTGATCACGTAATAACCTCTTCAATGGAACATAACTCTGTTATCAGACCACTTTTTTACTGCAGAGAACAACTTCAAATTGAATTTGACATAATAAAAGCAAATTCTTTTGGTTTCGTTGATATAAATGATTTAAAAAATAAAATTAATTCTAAAACAAAATTAGTTATAATGACTCAAGCATCTAATGTTACTGGTTCAATTCAAGACATAAAATCCATAGGAAAGATATGCAATGATCACAATATTTTTTTCATTGTTGATTCTGCTCAAGGCGCAGGCGTCTTAGATATTAATATGAAAGATGTAAAAGCTAATGCAATAGCTTTTACAGGGCATAAAAGCTTATTAGGGCCACAAGGCATTGGAGGCTTTATATTAGACTCTAAATTGAATTCCTCTTGTTCTACTGTACTACAAGGTGGTACAGGAAGTCTTTCCTCCTCTTTAAGGCAACCAGATTTCTTGCCTGACAAATTTGAATGTGGAACACATAATCTTCCTGGTATCGTTGGACTTGCTGAAGGAATTAAGTACATAAATTCTATAGGATTAAATACTATATATGATCATAATAAATATTTAATAAATTACTTATTAAATGGCTTATTAAATATTGATGGAATAAACGTGTATGGTGATTTATCAGGTAAGATGCTAACTACATGCATTTCCATAAATATTAACTCTTTAGATCCATCTGAATTTGGATATATCTTAGAATGTAATGGTATTAAAACTCGATCTGGATTACATTGTTCTCCTTTAGCTCATAAAACTATAGGTTCTTATCCAAGTGGCACTGTTCGATTAAGTATAAGTTATTTTACATCTAAAGAAGAACTTGATTATGCACTTATGGTTATAAACAAAATTGCTACTAATAGAAACTCTTAG
- a CDS encoding LysE family translocator, with protein MFSVFTISILKAIFKAIFIGFSTGFLASIPLGPSGLESVSRSLTKGFRAGFKVSLGAVSADIVYIIIINLGLLTIFSRNPKSRSLFWIISGIVLLISTKISLSSKKSALELNKYAVKPASNGFLTGFFITFLNPTTPSLWIALSGTVFNVWRHEGKMFFMISIFSMIIGSISWFCALNFLVSRGLKKLNPNFADKTTKFLDYFLLALGIIFILLGLYKFIF; from the coding sequence ATGTTTTCAGTATTTACTATATCTATACTTAAAGCTATATTTAAAGCTATATTTATAGGTTTTTCTACAGGTTTTTTAGCGTCTATTCCTTTAGGCCCTTCTGGTCTTGAATCTGTTAGCCGCTCACTAACAAAAGGATTTAGAGCAGGATTTAAAGTCTCACTCGGTGCTGTGTCTGCCGATATTGTATATATAATAATTATAAATCTAGGTCTTCTTACAATTTTTTCTAGAAATCCCAAATCTCGTAGTTTATTTTGGATTATATCTGGAATTGTTTTGCTTATATCTACTAAAATATCTTTAAGCTCTAAAAAATCAGCTTTAGAGTTAAATAAATATGCTGTTAAACCCGCTTCAAATGGATTTTTAACTGGATTCTTTATAACATTTTTAAATCCAACTACTCCATCATTATGGATTGCACTTAGCGGAACTGTATTTAATGTTTGGAGACATGAAGGCAAAATGTTTTTCATGATTTCAATTTTTTCAATGATAATTGGAAGTATAAGTTGGTTTTGTGCTCTCAATTTCTTAGTAAGTAGGGGATTAAAAAAATTAAACCCTAATTTTGCGGATAAGACAACAAAGTTCTTGGATTATTTCCTTCTTGCATTGGGTATAATATTTATTCTGTTAGGATTGTATAAATTTATTTTTTAG
- a CDS encoding IS1182 family transposase, which yields MLPLNLENLIPEDDSVRLLSHILEGLNYTKLYQAYSSVGRKPAVEPKIMFKIVSYAYSQNVYSSRKIEKACKRDINFKWLLQGYKAPDHATISRFRKEYLSNEVIEDLFYQQVKYLAAQNEILFENVFIDGTKIEANANRYTFVWKKSIYKNETKMFDKILTLAENINLEESRDFIAKKETLIDGIGKRKTAIQKWIEQLFEYKERQEKYNFSKNILSKRNSYSKTDTDATFMRMKDDHMRNGQLKPAYNAQIAVESEYVTGVGIFDDRNDIATLIPMLNNMQEKIGYKYLNVIADSGYESEENYLFLESNNQTPYIKPQTYEKWKKRSFKNDISKRENMKYDAESDLYICHNGRKLIPTSIINRKSASGYKSEATIYECESCDNCAHKSKCTKAKGNRKMQVSKTFVEKREISYRNITTEFGTKLRMNRSIQVEGAFGVLKSDYEFNRFLTRGKNSVKTEFILLCFGYNINKLHLKIQNERTQNHLHELKSTA from the coding sequence ATATTACCATTAAATTTAGAAAACTTAATACCAGAAGATGATTCAGTCCGCTTGCTAAGCCATATATTGGAGGGATTAAATTATACAAAGTTGTATCAGGCGTACTCTTCCGTTGGAAGAAAACCGGCAGTGGAACCAAAAATCATGTTCAAAATAGTATCGTATGCTTATTCTCAAAATGTTTATTCTAGTAGAAAAATAGAGAAAGCATGCAAAAGAGATATAAATTTCAAGTGGCTACTTCAAGGCTATAAAGCACCTGATCATGCTACCATTAGTAGATTCCGTAAAGAATATCTTTCAAATGAAGTAATTGAAGATTTATTTTATCAACAAGTTAAATATCTAGCAGCTCAAAATGAAATATTATTTGAAAATGTATTTATTGATGGTACTAAAATCGAAGCGAATGCCAATCGTTATACTTTTGTTTGGAAGAAATCCATTTATAAAAATGAGACAAAAATGTTTGATAAGATTCTTACTCTTGCTGAAAATATCAATCTTGAAGAATCGAGAGACTTTATTGCTAAAAAAGAAACATTGATAGATGGTATTGGTAAAAGAAAAACTGCAATTCAGAAATGGATAGAGCAACTATTTGAATATAAAGAAAGACAAGAAAAATATAATTTCAGTAAAAACATATTATCAAAAAGAAATAGTTATTCTAAAACTGATACAGATGCAACTTTTATGCGTATGAAAGATGACCATATGAGAAATGGTCAATTGAAACCTGCATATAATGCACAAATCGCAGTTGAAAGTGAATACGTAACCGGGGTCGGAATATTTGATGATAGAAATGATATAGCAACATTAATACCTATGCTTAATAATATGCAAGAAAAAATTGGGTATAAATATCTTAATGTAATTGCAGATTCTGGTTACGAAAGTGAGGAGAACTATTTATTTTTAGAATCTAACAATCAAACTCCGTATATAAAACCACAAACTTATGAAAAGTGGAAAAAAAGAAGTTTTAAAAATGATATTAGTAAACGTGAAAACATGAAATATGATGCAGAATCAGATTTATATATTTGCCATAATGGTAGAAAGTTGATTCCGACCTCTATTATTAATAGAAAATCCGCCAGTGGATACAAATCAGAGGCTACTATCTATGAGTGTGAAAGTTGTGATAACTGTGCTCATAAATCGAAGTGCACGAAAGCAAAAGGAAATAGAAAGATGCAAGTTTCAAAAACTTTTGTGGAAAAGCGTGAAATATCTTATAGAAATATCACAACTGAATTTGGAACTAAATTAAGAATGAACAGATCTATTCAGGTCGAAGGAGCATTTGGAGTTCTAAAAAGTGATTATGAATTCAATAGATTTTTAACACGTGGAAAAAATAGTGTTAAAACTGAATTTATTTTGCTTTGTTTTGGCTACAACATTAACAAATTGCATTTAAAAATACAAAATGAAAGAACCCAAAATCATCTTCATGAATTAAAATCTACTGCCTAA
- a CDS encoding ParB/RepB/Spo0J family partition protein, whose product MAKKFTLGKGLGALIPEDPEDFREENNNILISINKIKSDEEQPRKLFDSEKIAELAESIKAHGIIQPLILRKYMADKYIIVAGERRWRAAKMAGLKDVPAIIMELTERDILEISLIENIQRQDLNPIEEALAYRKLLNDFKITQEELSKRIGKSRVAIANTMRLTNLDERVQQYIIESILSEGHGRVLLTISDKQKQYELSQQVIDEKLSVRELERLIKRFNEQEEKEKVIWRSDDLNPYYKEIKNQLQNYFGTKVNVSNKKNKGKIEIEYYSEEDLQRILDIINI is encoded by the coding sequence ATGGCAAAGAAATTCACTTTAGGAAAAGGATTAGGTGCACTAATACCTGAAGATCCTGAAGATTTTAGAGAAGAAAATAATAATATATTAATTTCAATAAATAAAATTAAAAGCGATGAAGAACAACCAAGAAAGTTATTTGATTCTGAGAAAATAGCTGAGTTGGCAGAATCTATTAAAGCTCATGGTATAATTCAACCTTTAATTTTAAGGAAGTATATGGCGGATAAATACATTATAGTAGCTGGAGAAAGAAGATGGAGAGCTGCTAAAATGGCTGGATTAAAAGATGTACCTGCAATTATAATGGAATTAACTGAGAGGGATATATTAGAAATTTCATTAATAGAGAACATTCAACGTCAAGATTTAAATCCAATTGAAGAGGCATTAGCATATAGAAAGCTATTAAATGATTTTAAGATAACACAAGAAGAATTAAGCAAAAGAATTGGAAAATCAAGAGTAGCAATTGCTAATACAATGAGATTAACAAATTTAGATGAAAGAGTTCAACAGTACATAATTGAAAGTATTCTTTCAGAAGGGCATGGGAGAGTTCTTCTTACCATTAGTGATAAACAAAAACAATATGAATTATCACAACAAGTAATTGATGAAAAGTTATCAGTTAGAGAATTAGAGAGATTAATAAAGAGGTTTAATGAGCAAGAGGAAAAAGAAAAAGTTATTTGGAGAAGTGATGATTTAAATCCATATTATAAGGAAATAAAGAATCAACTTCAAAACTATTTTGGAACAAAGGTGAATGTTTCAAATAAAAAAAATAAGGGAAAAATAGAAATTGAATATTATTCAGAGGAGGATTTACAAAGGATATTAGATATTATTAATATTTAA
- the rplI gene encoding 50S ribosomal protein L9 has translation MKVILLQEIKKVGKKGDVIEASDGYARNFLFPRKLAQEASDSNMHILNNKRENERKEKLAQLEAAQKLAGELKGKEITIKAKAGESGKLFGAITSKDVAELIKAQYKIEIDKKKIIMDTIKLAGGYDIEVKIYPEVSTKMKVIIVPQA, from the coding sequence ATGAAAGTTATTTTATTACAAGAAATTAAAAAAGTAGGTAAAAAGGGTGATGTTATTGAAGCATCAGATGGATATGCAAGAAATTTTTTATTTCCGAGGAAATTAGCACAAGAAGCTAGTGATTCAAATATGCATATTTTAAATAATAAAAGAGAAAATGAAAGAAAAGAAAAATTAGCGCAGCTTGAAGCGGCACAAAAATTAGCTGGAGAGTTAAAGGGAAAAGAAATAACAATAAAAGCTAAGGCAGGAGAAAGTGGAAAATTATTTGGTGCTATTACTAGTAAAGATGTAGCTGAATTAATTAAAGCACAATATAAAATTGAAATAGATAAAAAGAAAATTATTATGGATACAATAAAATTAGCAGGTGGATATGATATAGAGGTTAAAATATATCCAGAAGTTAGTACTAAAATGAAGGTTATTATTGTTCCACAAGCATAA
- a CDS encoding DUF951 domain-containing protein — MIEVFNLGDIVEMKKQHPCGSSQFEIIRVGADIKIKCTGCGRIVMIPRGKFKKEAKKIVVNGEV, encoded by the coding sequence ATGATAGAAGTTTTTAATCTTGGAGATATAGTAGAAATGAAAAAACAACATCCATGTGGTTCAAGTCAATTTGAGATAATAAGAGTTGGTGCAGATATAAAAATAAAATGTACTGGCTGCGGAAGAATCGTAATGATACCTAGAGGAAAGTTTAAAAAAGAAGCGAAAAAAATAGTGGTTAATGGGGAAGTTTAA
- a CDS encoding DUF4446 family protein: MDILINTINELIPYLIVGMIIIIILLFIMVIVLFKAVGRVEIKYKRLMRGTSNKNLEEILLERLDSIDEAKEVSEKALKECEKLEVKLKDCIQKVAIMRYKAFENVGSDLSFSIAMLDDNNDGIILTGIYGRQESTTYAKPIDKGISRYDLSEEELYVLNEASNKEDK; this comes from the coding sequence TTGGATATACTAATTAATACAATCAATGAGCTAATACCATATTTAATAGTTGGAATGATAATAATAATTATATTATTATTTATAATGGTAATAGTCTTGTTTAAAGCAGTAGGAAGAGTTGAGATTAAATATAAAAGGCTCATGAGAGGAACTAGTAATAAGAATCTAGAGGAGATTCTACTAGAAAGACTAGATAGCATTGATGAAGCTAAAGAAGTTTCTGAAAAGGCATTAAAAGAATGTGAGAAATTAGAAGTAAAATTAAAAGATTGTATTCAAAAAGTAGCGATTATGAGATATAAAGCTTTTGAAAATGTAGGGAGTGATTTGAGTTTTTCTATAGCTATGCTAGATGATAACAATGATGGTATTATTTTAACCGGTATATATGGAAGACAGGAAAGTACAACTTATGCTAAACCAATTGATAAAGGAATATCAAGATACGATCTTTCAGAAGAAGAATTATATGTTTTAAATGAAGCATCAAACAAAGAAGATAAATAA
- a CDS encoding DUF3343 domain-containing protein, which yields MNYYIIVFKNTYDAMAAEKKLKELNFDFKIMPTPTTITMSCGICVRMDEKENIDLIRNNDILEYKNIYLRDNAGYILIER from the coding sequence ATGAATTATTATATAATAGTATTCAAAAATACATATGACGCAATGGCAGCAGAAAAAAAATTGAAGGAATTAAATTTTGACTTCAAAATAATGCCAACACCCACAACTATAACTATGAGTTGTGGGATATGTGTGAGGATGGATGAAAAGGAAAATATAGATTTAATAAGAAATAATGATATATTAGAATATAAAAATATATATCTTAGAGATAATGCAGGATATATTTTAATTGAAAGATAA
- the rpsR gene encoding 30S ribosomal protein S18: protein MREEGNNSRRPGGRMRRTRKKVCAFCSDKSEFIDYKDINKLRKYVTERGKILPRRISGTCAKHQRELTSSIKRARNIALLPFTTE from the coding sequence ATGAGAGAAGAAGGTAACAATAGTAGAAGACCAGGCGGCAGAATGAGAAGAACTAGAAAGAAAGTTTGTGCTTTTTGTTCAGATAAGTCTGAGTTTATCGACTATAAAGATATAAATAAGCTTAGAAAATATGTTACAGAAAGAGGAAAGATTCTTCCAAGAAGAATTTCTGGAACTTGTGCTAAGCATCAAAGAGAATTAACATCTTCAATTAAGAGAGCAAGAAACATAGCATTATTACCATTTACAACTGAATAA